The following proteins are encoded in a genomic region of Bosea beijingensis:
- the metG gene encoding methionine--tRNA ligase produces MATAPKFYLTTAIHYTNGPPHIGHAYEMVASDAIARFKRLDGYDVFAMTGTDEHGQKVQRTAAQNSLSPKDFVDKIAARFAEMEQTLGCSFDRFIRTTDADHLPSTQELWRRMEANGDIYLAKYSGWYSVRDEAFYGEEETTLQPDGTRLGGQGTPVEWVEEESYFFRLKSYQDRLLKLYEDVPDFISPETRKNEVVSFVKGGLEDLSISRTTFDWGLPVPGDPKHVMYVWVDALNNYVTGTGFPDPESPRAHYWPADVHIIGKDIVRFHAVYWPAFLMSAGLPLPKRVFGHGFLLNKGAKMSKSVGNVVDPFDLAALYGVDQLRYFFLREVSFGQDGNYSHDAIVGRINADLANDLGNLAQRSLSMIAKNCEGRVPPRGTLNEADEAMLAMADAALAKAREAMKDFALHTVLADLWALIAEANRYFANNEPWRLTKTDPARRDTILYVTIEVLREVAILVQPVMPVAAGKLLDLLAVAQEDRSFAALGAGHRLVSGTALPAPSAIFPRYVEPEDGQAA; encoded by the coding sequence ATGGCCACGGCCCCGAAATTCTATCTGACGACCGCGATCCACTACACCAACGGGCCGCCGCATATCGGCCACGCCTATGAGATGGTGGCGTCGGACGCGATCGCGCGCTTCAAGCGGCTCGACGGCTACGACGTCTTCGCCATGACCGGCACCGACGAGCACGGCCAGAAGGTGCAGCGAACGGCGGCGCAGAATAGCCTCTCGCCGAAGGATTTCGTCGACAAGATCGCGGCCCGCTTCGCGGAGATGGAGCAGACCCTCGGCTGTTCATTCGACCGCTTCATCCGCACCACCGATGCCGACCACCTGCCCTCGACCCAGGAACTCTGGCGGCGGATGGAGGCCAATGGCGACATCTATCTCGCCAAGTATTCCGGCTGGTACTCGGTGCGCGACGAGGCCTTCTACGGCGAGGAGGAGACCACCCTCCAGCCCGATGGCACGCGCCTGGGCGGGCAGGGCACCCCGGTCGAATGGGTCGAGGAGGAGAGCTATTTCTTCCGCCTCAAATCCTATCAGGACCGGCTGCTCAAGCTCTACGAGGATGTGCCGGACTTCATCTCGCCGGAGACGCGCAAGAACGAGGTCGTCTCCTTCGTGAAGGGCGGGCTCGAGGACCTATCGATCAGCCGCACGACCTTCGACTGGGGCCTGCCCGTGCCGGGCGACCCGAAGCACGTCATGTATGTCTGGGTCGACGCGCTCAACAACTATGTCACCGGAACGGGCTTCCCCGATCCGGAAAGCCCGCGCGCGCATTACTGGCCGGCCGATGTCCATATCATTGGCAAGGACATCGTGCGCTTCCACGCGGTCTACTGGCCGGCCTTCCTGATGTCGGCAGGGCTGCCGCTGCCGAAGCGCGTCTTCGGCCACGGTTTCCTGCTGAACAAGGGCGCCAAGATGTCGAAATCGGTCGGCAATGTCGTCGATCCCTTCGACCTCGCCGCGCTCTATGGCGTCGACCAGTTGCGCTATTTCTTCCTGCGCGAGGTTTCGTTCGGCCAGGACGGCAATTACAGCCACGACGCCATCGTCGGGCGCATCAATGCCGACCTCGCCAATGATCTCGGCAATCTGGCGCAGCGCTCGCTGTCGATGATCGCCAAGAACTGCGAGGGCAGGGTGCCGCCCCGCGGGACGTTGAACGAAGCCGACGAGGCCATGCTCGCCATGGCCGACGCGGCGCTCGCGAAGGCGCGCGAGGCGATGAAGGACTTCGCCCTTCACACCGTGCTGGCCGATCTCTGGGCGCTCATCGCCGAGGCCAACCGCTATTTCGCCAATAACGAGCCCTGGCGCCTGACCAAGACCGATCCCGCCCGCCGTGACACCATCCTGTATGTCACGATCGAGGTGCTGCGCGAGGTCGCGATCCTGGTGCAGCCGGTGATGCCGGTGGCAGCGGGCAAGCTGCTCGATCTGCTGGCCGTCGCTCAGGAAGACCGCAGCTTCGCGGCGCTCGGCGCGGGGCATCGTCTCGTCAGCGGCACTGCTTTGCCGGCGCCGAGCGCGATCTTCCCGCGCTATGTCGAGCCCGAGGACGGTCAGGCGGCGTGA
- a CDS encoding DNA polymerase III subunit delta' — protein sequence MLATSDEPDRLPNAPHPRETLALVGHAERERTFLDALRSGRMHHAWLLGGPEGIGKASFAYRAARFLLAAGDPQTRAARCTELAMPENDPATRRVMAQSHPDLHVLRRIPKPDGKSYTSNIPVDSIRRVIDRFGSSAAEGGWRVCIVDSAEDMERSAANALLKLLEEPPPRALFLIVAHAPGRMLPTIRSRCRLLTFDPLAEADVTEAGRLALERMEMPFDASALRRAASLSEGSVRRALTYVDPETLALVEAVRARLDALPQIDLAALMALAEDVAGKAGERDFAVMIETVQGWISDHLHAHAAAQPARLAPLAEVWEKLGQQAREVETYNLDRRPLVMTLFHDLSSAVSRSRAA from the coding sequence ATGCTAGCGACCAGCGACGAACCCGACCGGCTGCCGAATGCGCCGCATCCGCGCGAGACGCTGGCGCTCGTCGGCCATGCCGAGCGCGAACGGACTTTCCTCGACGCTCTGCGCTCGGGCCGCATGCACCATGCCTGGCTGCTCGGCGGGCCTGAGGGCATCGGCAAGGCAAGCTTCGCCTATCGCGCCGCGCGCTTCCTGCTCGCCGCGGGCGATCCGCAGACGAGGGCGGCTCGCTGCACCGAACTCGCAATGCCCGAGAACGATCCGGCGACGCGGCGGGTGATGGCGCAGTCCCATCCCGACCTGCATGTGCTGCGCCGCATCCCGAAGCCGGACGGCAAGAGCTACACGAGCAACATCCCGGTCGATTCGATCCGGCGCGTGATCGACCGCTTCGGATCGAGCGCGGCGGAGGGTGGCTGGCGTGTCTGCATCGTAGACTCGGCCGAGGACATGGAGCGTTCGGCCGCCAACGCCCTGCTCAAACTGCTGGAGGAGCCGCCGCCGCGGGCGCTGTTCCTGATCGTCGCGCATGCGCCGGGGCGGATGCTGCCGACGATCCGCTCGCGCTGCCGATTGCTGACCTTCGATCCGCTGGCCGAGGCCGATGTCACGGAGGCCGGCCGGTTGGCGCTGGAGCGCATGGAAATGCCCTTCGACGCCTCGGCTTTACGGCGTGCCGCAAGCCTGTCCGAGGGTTCGGTGCGTCGCGCGCTGACCTATGTCGATCCCGAGACGCTGGCGCTGGTCGAGGCGGTAAGGGCGCGGCTCGATGCCCTCCCGCAGATCGACCTCGCCGCCCTGATGGCGCTGGCCGAGGATGTCGCCGGCAAGGCGGGTGAGCGCGATTTCGCAGTGATGATCGAGACCGTCCAGGGCTGGATCTCCGACCATCTCCACGCGCATGCTGCGGCGCAACCGGCGCGCCTTGCACCGCTGGCGGAGGTATGGGAAAAGCTTGGACAGCAGGCGCGCGAGGTCGAAACCTATAATCTCGACCGCCGCCCGCTGGTGATGACCCTGTTTCATGATCTGTCGTCTGCGGTGTCCCGCTCGCGCGCAGCGTGA
- the tmk gene encoding dTMP kinase, protein MSKGRFITLEGGEGAGKSTLARALSERLDAAGLTARTTREPGGSPKAEAIREMILAGQARDYGPFAEALMFSAARIDHIDSLIRPALMRGEWVICDRFIDSTRVYQGVLGKLDKVVLAELETVTISGLMPELTLILDLDPEIGLARAAKRRRPGEAVDRFEGETLAFHRNLRQAYLDIASDEPQRCAVLDATLPPEALAEAAWHILRERLPLDHRASYRTL, encoded by the coding sequence GTGAGCAAGGGACGTTTCATCACGCTCGAAGGCGGGGAGGGCGCCGGCAAGTCGACGCTGGCGCGCGCGCTGAGCGAACGCCTCGACGCCGCCGGCCTCACTGCGCGGACGACGCGCGAGCCCGGCGGCTCGCCCAAGGCCGAGGCGATCCGCGAGATGATCCTGGCCGGGCAGGCGCGGGATTACGGCCCCTTCGCCGAGGCGCTGATGTTCTCGGCTGCCCGGATCGACCATATCGACAGCCTGATCCGCCCGGCGCTCATGCGCGGCGAGTGGGTGATCTGCGACCGCTTCATCGATTCGACGCGGGTCTATCAAGGCGTGCTCGGCAAGCTCGACAAGGTTGTGCTGGCCGAGCTGGAAACCGTGACGATCTCCGGCCTGATGCCGGAATTGACGCTGATCCTCGATCTCGATCCCGAGATCGGCCTTGCTCGCGCCGCCAAACGCCGCCGGCCGGGCGAGGCGGTCGACCGTTTCGAGGGCGAGACGCTGGCCTTCCATCGCAATCTGCGCCAAGCCTATCTGGATATCGCGAGCGACGAACCGCAGCGCTGCGCCGTGCTCGATGCGACGCTGCCTCCCGAGGCGCTCGCCGAAGCCGCGTGGCATATCCTGCGCGAGCGCCTGCCCCTAGATCATCGCGCGTCCTATCGGACGCTATAA
- a CDS encoding D-alanyl-D-alanine carboxypeptidase family protein produces the protein MSAFRRLSGTAAPPQAVRRLAAGLLLLLGLVFCGSAAFAQSFQSQAPFAVLLDSDTGAVLYEKAADELMVPASMAKLATVLVAFQDINAGRLSLDSEIGISENAWRKGGAPSGGSAMFAIINSRIKLVDILHGIIVQSGNDASIALAEAIAGDEPTFGRIMTERVRGLGLTKSVFRNATGMPDPQQRVTARELALLADHIIKTYPELYKIFGQREFTWNKIRQQNRNPLLTMDIGADGLKTGNIDESGFGLVGSAVQNGQRLIVVVNGLKTGRDRAAEARKLLEWGFRAFERRQLFAAGETVGEASVYGGEKGRVALRSKSAVSLLLPRGGTERLAARIIYRGPLAVPVQEGTEVARLVVTRGDIKTLDIPLYAAESVQAGTLQSRALDALFEATTGWVRKALSRS, from the coding sequence ATGAGCGCCTTTCGCCGTTTGTCAGGGACTGCCGCGCCGCCGCAGGCGGTTCGTCGGCTGGCGGCCGGTCTCCTTCTTCTCCTCGGGTTGGTCTTCTGCGGCTCTGCGGCCTTCGCCCAGAGCTTCCAGTCGCAGGCGCCCTTTGCCGTGCTGCTCGATTCAGATACCGGGGCGGTGCTTTACGAGAAGGCGGCCGACGAGTTGATGGTGCCGGCGAGCATGGCCAAGCTCGCGACGGTGCTCGTCGCCTTCCAGGACATCAATGCCGGCCGGCTCTCGCTCGACAGCGAGATCGGCATTTCCGAGAATGCCTGGCGCAAGGGCGGCGCGCCCTCAGGCGGCTCGGCGATGTTCGCGATCATCAACAGCCGGATCAAGCTCGTCGACATCCTGCACGGCATCATCGTCCAGTCCGGCAACGACGCCTCGATCGCGCTGGCCGAGGCCATCGCCGGCGACGAGCCGACCTTCGGGCGGATCATGACCGAGCGGGTGAGGGGGCTCGGCCTGACGAAATCCGTCTTCCGCAACGCGACCGGCATGCCCGACCCGCAGCAGCGGGTGACGGCGCGCGAGCTCGCCCTGCTCGCCGACCACATCATCAAGACCTATCCCGAGCTCTACAAGATCTTCGGCCAGCGCGAATTCACCTGGAACAAGATCCGCCAGCAGAACCGCAACCCGCTGCTGACGATGGATATCGGCGCCGATGGTCTCAAGACCGGCAATATCGACGAGTCGGGCTTCGGGCTCGTGGGCTCCGCCGTGCAGAACGGCCAGCGGCTGATCGTGGTGGTGAACGGCCTGAAGACCGGGCGCGACCGGGCCGCGGAAGCCCGCAAGCTGCTCGAGTGGGGTTTTCGCGCCTTCGAGCGCCGTCAGCTCTTCGCCGCCGGCGAGACGGTGGGCGAGGCCAGCGTCTATGGCGGCGAGAAGGGCCGCGTCGCGCTCCGGAGCAAGAGCGCGGTCAGCCTGTTGCTGCCGCGCGGCGGCACCGAGCGGCTGGCGGCGCGGATCATCTACCGCGGCCCGCTCGCGGTGCCCGTCCAGGAGGGCACGGAGGTGGCGCGGCTCGTGGTGACGCGCGGCGACATCAAGACGCTGGACATTCCGCTCTACGCGGCCGAGAGCGTGCAGGCGGGCACCTTGCAGAGCCGGGCGCTGGATGCGCTGTTCGAAGCCACGACAGGCTGGGTTCGCAAGGCGCTGAGCCGGAGCTGA
- a CDS encoding septal ring lytic transglycosylase RlpA family protein: MPTVVRMGCVILVGLLAANCASNQTAGRRSKEIGAFPQSKYGAASQRVVAEGEEVPKGGGRQLVGKAYSVAGKRYTPFEKPVGFTQVGMASWYGEAFHGRRTANGEVYDRFSVSAAHPTMPLPAYARVTNLMNSRSIIVRVNDRGPFHGGRMMDLSQTTADALAFRHLGTARIKMEYLGQASLAGSDDKLLLATLRTDGSPAPIPGTSARTMVASAEPVATSRTRSADVDAQPAVEPEPAPLVTPPIVQAYAPQQPRVITSSTPVVATLASAASTPVEVTSVRAAPLPPNRPFDLDTIANAAKPVAVPATLRTTLPPMRASLFAAPEKGAGERLAKTHPLNKLAPQTLQPLARN; encoded by the coding sequence ATGCCGACCGTAGTCCGCATGGGCTGTGTCATTCTCGTCGGGCTGCTCGCGGCGAACTGCGCCAGCAACCAGACCGCCGGTCGTCGCTCCAAGGAAATCGGCGCGTTCCCGCAGTCGAAATACGGTGCTGCCAGCCAACGCGTCGTGGCCGAAGGTGAAGAGGTGCCGAAAGGCGGTGGCCGCCAGCTCGTCGGCAAGGCCTATTCCGTAGCCGGCAAGCGCTATACGCCATTCGAGAAGCCGGTCGGCTTCACGCAGGTCGGCATGGCCTCCTGGTATGGCGAAGCCTTCCATGGCCGCCGCACCGCCAATGGCGAGGTCTATGATCGCTTCAGCGTGTCGGCCGCACATCCGACCATGCCGCTGCCGGCCTATGCCCGCGTGACCAACCTGATGAACAGCCGTTCGATCATCGTGCGCGTCAACGATCGCGGGCCGTTCCATGGCGGCCGCATGATGGATCTCTCGCAGACCACCGCCGATGCGCTCGCCTTCCGCCATCTCGGCACGGCGCGGATCAAGATGGAATATCTCGGCCAGGCCTCGCTCGCCGGCTCCGACGACAAGCTGCTTCTTGCTACCCTGCGGACCGACGGATCGCCGGCGCCGATCCCCGGCACGAGCGCCCGGACCATGGTCGCGAGCGCAGAGCCCGTCGCCACCTCGCGCACGCGCAGCGCCGATGTCGACGCGCAGCCGGCCGTCGAGCCAGAACCCGCGCCGCTGGTCACGCCGCCTATCGTGCAGGCCTATGCGCCGCAGCAGCCGCGCGTAATCACGTCGTCGACCCCGGTCGTCGCGACCTTGGCGTCAGCCGCCTCGACGCCGGTCGAAGTGACGTCTGTGCGCGCTGCGCCTCTCCCGCCAAACCGACCGTTCGATCTCGACACCATTGCCAACGCGGCCAAGCCCGTTGCGGTTCCCGCGACGCTGCGGACCACCTTGCCGCCGATGCGTGCCAGCCTGTTCGCCGCGCCGGAGAAAGGCGCGGGCGAGCGCCTTGCCAAGACCCATCCGCTCAACAAGCTCGCGCCGCAGACCCTGCAGCCGCTCGCGCGGAACTGA
- a CDS encoding DNA cytosine methyltransferase codes for MHFTTMVLSLEMCTECKWRPEPAAALQRIVYMFGAMGMLSSDRVISLFSGAGGCSLGFAAAGAKPTVAADIDADACETYRRNLEVECDELDLSSDAAVARIMGRAGPTAPFAIVGGPPCQGFSTAGPRNASDPRNRLIFNYLEILRRLQPRWFLFENVEGILTSNGGRDIVRLATELRAMGYAFQLEKVNFAGYGLPQTRKRVLVVGNRLGHRFELPAPEFSFDSGKAKSYSRLPSAPSLLDSIRDLPAPGTLDRPLPYDDGTPSPFATTLRAASGMVSQHFVPKRSDAAAVARHLLPGQTMKDLPEELQHESWRKRANRRVSDGTPTEKRGGAPAGFKRLKGELNALTITSAAPREFIHPTDDRTLTLRECARLQSFPDEFTFAGKAVSVARQIGNAIPPLAGRVLAEMLMREDGRAGGGSGLRHGVSPGLFGFHLTDAGAMSPALAQTASALQALMDQDHELPLARAINKGQPLLDLMNQDRELPLAGVING; via the coding sequence TTGCATTTTACGACAATGGTCCTGTCGTTGGAGATGTGTACAGAGTGCAAATGGCGCCCGGAACCGGCTGCCGCATTGCAGAGAATCGTCTACATGTTCGGTGCAATGGGCATGTTGTCGTCGGATCGGGTGATCTCTCTTTTTTCGGGGGCAGGCGGCTGCTCCCTCGGCTTTGCGGCTGCGGGGGCGAAGCCTACGGTCGCCGCAGACATCGACGCTGATGCGTGCGAGACCTATCGTAGGAACCTCGAGGTCGAGTGCGATGAGCTTGACCTTTCTTCCGATGCGGCCGTTGCGCGCATCATGGGTCGTGCTGGACCTACTGCGCCATTTGCCATTGTCGGCGGCCCGCCCTGTCAGGGCTTCAGCACGGCTGGCCCTCGGAACGCATCCGACCCACGCAACCGGTTGATCTTCAACTACCTGGAAATCCTACGTCGGCTGCAACCTCGCTGGTTCCTTTTCGAGAACGTCGAGGGCATCCTCACATCCAACGGTGGGCGGGACATCGTGCGTCTGGCGACGGAACTGCGGGCAATGGGCTACGCCTTTCAGCTAGAGAAGGTGAATTTCGCCGGATACGGGCTGCCTCAGACTCGGAAGAGAGTTTTGGTGGTCGGGAATCGCCTAGGGCACCGGTTCGAACTGCCTGCGCCGGAATTCTCATTCGATAGCGGCAAGGCGAAGTCCTACAGCCGCTTGCCGTCGGCCCCGTCCCTTCTCGATTCCATCCGCGACTTGCCTGCACCGGGGACGCTGGATCGCCCACTGCCGTATGACGATGGCACTCCCTCGCCTTTCGCCACCACTCTCCGGGCAGCCAGTGGCATGGTATCGCAGCACTTCGTTCCAAAACGGTCCGACGCTGCGGCAGTTGCCCGCCACCTGCTACCGGGGCAGACGATGAAAGACCTCCCCGAGGAGTTGCAGCACGAGAGTTGGCGCAAGCGCGCCAACCGCCGCGTCAGCGATGGAACGCCTACCGAGAAGCGTGGAGGGGCTCCTGCTGGCTTCAAGCGGCTTAAAGGTGAATTGAACGCGCTTACTATCACGAGCGCAGCTCCGAGGGAGTTCATCCACCCCACAGACGACCGAACCCTGACACTACGGGAGTGCGCACGGCTGCAATCCTTCCCAGACGAGTTCACATTTGCCGGAAAAGCGGTGAGCGTGGCTCGGCAAATCGGTAACGCAATTCCCCCGCTGGCGGGTCGCGTCTTGGCCGAGATGCTGATGCGAGAGGACGGTCGAGCTGGAGGCGGCTCGGGCTTACGCCATGGTGTCTCACCGGGGCTCTTCGGCTTCCACCTGACTGACGCAGGGGCGATGAGCCCTGCACTTGCGCAAACCGCTTCTGCGCTCCAGGCCTTGATGGACCAGGATCACGAGTTGCCCCTAGCGAGAGCCATCAACAAGGGGCAGCCCCTCCTTGACCTGATGAATCAAGATCGCGAATTGCCCCTGGCCGGGGTCATCAATGGCTAA
- a CDS encoding peptide ABC transporter substrate-binding protein → MKEEEIRGLVAGVKDGSLSRRSFIQKMAAVGITAPMATQILAWNDVAMAQPADPYKPTKAGGGGPLKILLWQAPTLLNPHFASGTKDQIASRIFFEPLAGWDKDGNLIPQLAAEIPSKANGGLSADGKEVIWKLKKDVQWHDGKPFTADDAVFTWEYAADPATAAYTTGSYANIKVEKIDSHTIKVIFKEATPFWADPFVGVAGMIIPKHHFGDYKGAKSREAPANLKPVGTGPYKFVDFKPGDIVLGARNENYHVKNKPQFDTLEVKGGGDAVSAARAVLQTGEYDYAWNLQVEDEVLKRMEAGGRGKVVAVKGGDVEFIILNTTDPWTEVDGERSSVKTKHPSLSDPAVRQAMNLLIDRDSIEKFIYGRGGVATASFVNEPKQFKSTKLKYEFNIDKANKILDDAGWKKGADGIREKDGKKLKYVFQTSINAPRQKTQAIIKQACQRAGIDLELKSVTASVYFSSDVANPDTYTKLYCDMEMYTTTQPQPDPERFLNQLVSWEIANKENKWLGRNVSRYSDPAADEAYKAAQKELDPAKRAALLIKVNDIFCEANVILPILSRTVVGASANSLTPDISGWEVTTWNLASWYRS, encoded by the coding sequence ATGAAGGAAGAGGAAATCCGCGGCCTGGTCGCGGGTGTGAAGGACGGTTCGCTGTCGCGACGATCCTTCATCCAGAAGATGGCGGCTGTCGGAATCACGGCGCCGATGGCGACGCAGATCCTGGCCTGGAACGACGTTGCGATGGCCCAGCCGGCCGACCCTTACAAGCCGACCAAGGCCGGCGGCGGCGGACCGCTGAAGATCCTGCTCTGGCAGGCCCCGACGCTGCTGAACCCGCATTTCGCTTCGGGTACCAAGGACCAGATCGCCTCGCGCATCTTCTTCGAGCCGCTGGCCGGCTGGGACAAGGACGGCAACCTGATCCCGCAGCTTGCCGCGGAAATCCCGAGCAAGGCCAATGGCGGCCTTTCCGCCGATGGCAAGGAAGTGATCTGGAAGCTGAAGAAGGACGTGCAATGGCATGACGGCAAGCCGTTCACGGCCGATGACGCCGTCTTCACCTGGGAATATGCCGCCGACCCGGCGACCGCCGCCTACACCACCGGCTCCTATGCCAACATCAAGGTCGAGAAGATCGACAGCCACACCATCAAGGTGATCTTCAAGGAAGCGACGCCGTTCTGGGCCGATCCCTTCGTCGGCGTCGCCGGCATGATCATCCCGAAGCACCATTTCGGCGACTACAAGGGCGCCAAGTCGCGCGAGGCCCCGGCCAATCTCAAGCCGGTCGGCACCGGCCCCTACAAGTTCGTCGACTTCAAGCCCGGCGATATCGTGCTCGGCGCGCGCAACGAGAATTACCACGTCAAGAACAAGCCGCAGTTCGACACGCTCGAGGTCAAGGGCGGCGGTGACGCGGTCTCGGCGGCGCGTGCCGTCCTGCAGACCGGCGAATACGACTATGCCTGGAACCTGCAGGTCGAGGACGAGGTCCTCAAGCGCATGGAGGCCGGCGGCCGCGGCAAGGTCGTGGCGGTGAAGGGCGGCGACGTCGAGTTCATCATCCTGAACACGACCGATCCCTGGACCGAGGTCGACGGCGAGCGCTCCAGCGTCAAGACCAAGCATCCTTCGCTCAGCGATCCGGCCGTGCGACAGGCGATGAACCTGCTGATCGACCGCGATTCGATCGAGAAGTTCATCTATGGCCGCGGCGGCGTCGCCACCGCGAGCTTCGTCAACGAGCCCAAGCAGTTCAAGTCGACCAAGCTCAAGTATGAGTTCAACATCGACAAGGCCAACAAGATCCTCGACGATGCCGGCTGGAAGAAGGGCGCCGACGGCATCCGCGAGAAGGATGGCAAGAAGCTCAAATACGTCTTCCAGACCTCGATCAATGCCCCGCGCCAGAAGACCCAGGCGATCATCAAGCAGGCCTGCCAGCGCGCCGGCATCGATCTCGAGCTGAAGTCGGTCACGGCCTCGGTGTATTTCTCGTCGGACGTCGCCAACCCGGACACCTACACCAAGCTGTACTGCGACATGGAGATGTACACCACGACGCAGCCGCAGCCCGATCCGGAGCGCTTCCTCAACCAGCTCGTCTCCTGGGAGATCGCCAACAAGGAGAACAAATGGCTGGGACGCAACGTCTCGCGCTACTCGGACCCGGCTGCTGACGAGGCTTACAAGGCCGCCCAGAAGGAGCTCGACCCGGCCAAGCGCGCCGCGCTCCTGATCAAGGTCAACGACATCTTCTGTGAGGCCAACGTCATCCTGCCGATCCTGTCGCGCACGGTCGTTGGCGCCTCCGCCAACAGCCTGACGCCCGACATCTCCGGCTGGGAGGTCACGACCTGGAACCTGGCGAGCTGGTATCGGAGCTGA
- a CDS encoding Bug family tripartite tricarboxylate transporter substrate binding protein: protein MTTKRDLILATAAFALLAAAPALADTWPQRPITFIVPFPAGGGTDTFARPLAAQLDQQLSQRIIIENRGGAGGTVGASAAAKAKPDGYTFFVGAAHHAIAPALYPKLDYNIQTDFIPIAVIAQPPQVIVVHPGKVQAKTVAELVEFARKNPEKLNYASAGNGTTHHLAGELFQISTKTKMTHVPYRGAGPALQDTVAGQVDLLFDGLGSSAAQIQSGALRALAVAAPTRSEAVPNVPTAKEAGLEGFEVSTWYALWAPKGTPPEIVTRMREEVQKSLKTPAIEAVWKKSGSPMPSLTGEEFGKFVTAEVERWGKVVKEAQVKLE, encoded by the coding sequence ATGACGACGAAACGAGATCTGATCCTCGCGACCGCCGCCTTTGCGCTGCTGGCGGCTGCGCCGGCACTGGCCGATACCTGGCCGCAGCGGCCAATCACCTTCATCGTGCCCTTCCCGGCCGGCGGCGGCACCGACACCTTCGCAAGACCTCTTGCCGCCCAGCTCGACCAGCAGCTCAGCCAGCGCATCATCATCGAGAATCGCGGCGGCGCCGGCGGCACGGTCGGCGCCTCGGCCGCAGCGAAAGCCAAGCCCGACGGCTACACATTCTTCGTCGGAGCGGCGCATCACGCCATCGCGCCGGCGCTCTACCCCAAGCTCGACTACAACATCCAGACCGATTTCATCCCGATCGCAGTCATCGCCCAGCCGCCGCAGGTCATCGTCGTGCATCCCGGCAAGGTCCAGGCCAAGACCGTGGCCGAGCTGGTCGAGTTCGCGAGGAAGAACCCGGAGAAACTGAACTACGCCTCGGCCGGCAACGGCACGACGCATCATCTCGCCGGCGAGCTCTTCCAGATCTCGACCAAGACGAAGATGACCCATGTGCCCTATCGCGGCGCCGGTCCCGCCTTGCAGGATACGGTCGCCGGGCAGGTCGACCTGCTGTTCGACGGCCTCGGCTCCTCGGCCGCCCAGATCCAGAGCGGCGCGCTGCGGGCATTGGCCGTCGCGGCTCCCACCCGCTCCGAAGCCGTGCCGAATGTGCCGACCGCCAAGGAAGCCGGCCTGGAAGGCTTCGAGGTCTCGACCTGGTATGCGCTCTGGGCGCCGAAGGGTACGCCGCCGGAGATCGTGACCCGGATGCGCGAAGAAGTGCAGAAATCGCTCAAGACGCCGGCGATCGAGGCCGTCTGGAAGAAAAGCGGCTCGCCGATGCCGAGCCTGACCGGCGAGGAGTTCGGCAAGTTCGTCACGGCCGAGGTCGAGCGCTGGGGCAAGGTCGTCAAGGAGGCGCAGGTCAAACTGGAGTGA
- a CDS encoding regulatory protein RecX, with the protein MAGQDDRRGQGASPARAPRRITPDYLQRAALHYLERYSAPAAQLRRVLARKVALSCRHHGEDPAAHAATLDEVVSRCIASGLVDDQRFAEARAATLRRRGRSARAVAATLAAKGVGRELAARASNVGDEEELAAARKAARRKRLGPWSRGDRGASRQKDLAALVRAGFTITVARAVIDGRGDEDMGDGTEP; encoded by the coding sequence ATGGCGGGTCAAGACGACAGGCGAGGGCAGGGCGCGAGCCCGGCCCGGGCTCCGCGGCGGATCACGCCCGATTATCTCCAGCGCGCGGCGCTGCATTATCTCGAACGCTATTCCGCGCCGGCCGCGCAGCTACGCAGGGTTCTGGCGCGCAAGGTCGCTTTGAGCTGCCGCCATCATGGCGAGGACCCGGCAGCGCATGCGGCCACGCTCGACGAGGTGGTCTCGCGCTGCATCGCATCGGGGCTGGTCGACGACCAGCGTTTCGCCGAGGCGAGGGCTGCGACGCTCCGGCGCCGTGGCCGCTCGGCGCGCGCCGTGGCTGCCACGCTCGCCGCGAAGGGCGTAGGACGCGAACTTGCGGCACGCGCCAGCAATGTCGGGGACGAGGAGGAACTGGCTGCCGCCCGGAAGGCGGCGCGGCGCAAGCGGCTCGGCCCATGGTCGCGCGGTGACCGGGGAGCGAGCCGCCAGAAGGATCTCGCAGCGCTGGTGCGGGCCGGCTTCACGATCACCGTTGCCCGCGCCGTCATCGACGGCAGGGGAGATGAGGACATGGGCGACGGCACGGAGCCTTGA